Proteins from one Actinomycetota bacterium genomic window:
- a CDS encoding PBP1A family penicillin-binding protein, with protein sequence MNDRNDKNRSRQSKDARNPQFRPRKKPVKAASGKPSPTAKHPKPPRASARQRSASPGRPAKKPDARRRLTGRKRLLRVALLGLLTLITLTVIAGGVTYASILRDLPDPGDPLKGRDQTSVIYDRNGEVLAKLFAEQNRTDVPFADIPQDLKDAVLATEDQRFFEHEGVDPRGILRALWVTLTSDEVQGGSTITQQYVKNALITPERTLRRKLMEAVLAYQIESRFTKEEILELYLNTIYFGHGAYGIESAAQVFFRKPATELGLAESAMLAGVIRSPGRYSPYLNPEDANDRRSTVLKQMLDQGRIDDAEFEAAQAQPTETAGLPDNDAQAPYFVEYIKAQITERYGSELVFRGGIRIDTTLDMRLQRAAEAAVANHLQQPDGPSAALVAVDPSTGEILAMVGGKDFETKQFNVAVQGRRQPGSAFKTFVLAAALQEGVGTEQVFESGPASFQLPNGETWDVTGAAPGGPMRLRQATEKSVNSIFAELILDIGAEEVLDTAKRMGIVQETQPVPAIALGGLDVGVSPLEMAASYIPLAAGGTSAVPFGLKRVSDAEGEALFSAEPSRTAAISPQVAYLTTDILKGVLTRGTGTAARIGRPAAGKTGTTQEYRDAWFVGYTPQIVCAVWVGHPEAAREMKDSRGRNITGGSIPSRIWADFMKAAHEPLEVKEFARPEGVSQISICSDTGQRAGQWCPNSFTSLYLTEHLPDGCEQHTGPVQVEIPELIGMTKENAISALRRALLPFEVVEQDVRGVPAGIVSSQNPQGSSIGTTATVVTIVVSDGGRSDRPPVARFTSPAEGAIGQAVTFDAALSSDDGTITSFQWEFGDGQKLTGRQVTHTYAAPGSYSVTLWVTDNRNQTTSTTRNITIR encoded by the coding sequence ATGAACGATAGAAACGATAAAAACCGCTCGCGCCAGTCGAAAGACGCCCGAAACCCGCAGTTTCGACCCAGAAAGAAACCGGTCAAAGCTGCATCCGGTAAACCATCTCCGACGGCGAAGCATCCAAAACCACCTCGCGCAAGTGCTCGGCAGCGAAGTGCGTCTCCAGGGCGCCCCGCAAAAAAGCCTGACGCGCGACGTCGGCTCACGGGCCGCAAGCGGCTGCTAAGGGTAGCGCTTCTCGGGCTGCTGACCCTCATTACATTGACTGTCATTGCCGGCGGGGTCACATACGCCTCCATACTGAGGGATCTACCCGACCCGGGCGATCCGCTAAAAGGAAGAGATCAGACCTCGGTAATCTACGATCGAAACGGTGAGGTTCTCGCCAAGCTATTTGCCGAGCAAAACCGCACAGACGTTCCCTTTGCCGATATCCCGCAAGACCTGAAGGACGCGGTTCTCGCCACTGAAGACCAGCGATTCTTCGAGCACGAGGGTGTTGATCCGAGAGGCATCTTGCGGGCTCTTTGGGTCACGCTCACCTCCGATGAGGTACAGGGCGGATCGACAATCACTCAACAATACGTGAAGAACGCGCTCATCACACCGGAAAGAACTTTGAGACGCAAGCTCATGGAAGCAGTCCTGGCCTACCAGATCGAGAGTCGATTCACCAAAGAAGAGATACTCGAGCTGTATCTGAACACCATTTACTTTGGTCACGGCGCTTACGGCATAGAGTCGGCCGCTCAAGTGTTTTTCAGAAAGCCCGCAACCGAACTTGGGCTTGCGGAATCGGCGATGCTGGCGGGAGTTATCAGATCCCCGGGCCGCTACTCGCCATACCTGAATCCGGAAGACGCGAACGATCGACGCTCAACGGTGCTGAAGCAGATGCTCGATCAGGGTCGCATAGATGACGCCGAGTTCGAAGCCGCACAGGCGCAGCCGACTGAAACCGCCGGTCTACCCGATAACGATGCGCAGGCACCCTACTTTGTCGAGTACATAAAAGCTCAAATCACAGAACGATACGGCTCGGAGCTGGTATTTCGAGGTGGCATCAGGATAGATACCACGCTGGACATGCGCTTGCAACGTGCTGCCGAGGCGGCAGTCGCAAACCACCTTCAGCAACCGGACGGACCATCCGCGGCCTTAGTGGCGGTCGATCCTTCAACCGGTGAGATTCTGGCGATGGTCGGCGGCAAGGACTTCGAGACCAAACAGTTTAACGTGGCGGTCCAAGGACGCAGGCAACCAGGGTCAGCCTTCAAGACATTTGTGCTGGCAGCGGCGCTACAGGAAGGAGTCGGCACTGAGCAGGTTTTCGAGTCTGGTCCGGCTTCGTTTCAGCTTCCCAACGGGGAGACCTGGGATGTCACAGGCGCAGCGCCAGGCGGACCAATGCGACTGAGGCAGGCTACCGAAAAATCCGTAAACTCCATATTCGCTGAGTTGATCCTGGACATCGGAGCAGAAGAGGTCCTCGACACTGCCAAGCGAATGGGCATTGTTCAAGAGACACAGCCCGTGCCGGCGATTGCACTTGGTGGATTGGATGTTGGTGTTTCCCCGCTTGAAATGGCCGCGTCGTACATACCGCTGGCCGCCGGCGGAACCAGCGCAGTCCCCTTTGGGCTAAAGCGCGTCTCGGATGCCGAGGGGGAAGCGCTTTTCTCGGCAGAGCCCTCGAGGACTGCCGCCATCTCACCGCAGGTGGCCTACCTGACGACCGACATTCTGAAGGGAGTCCTGACGAGAGGAACCGGTACTGCAGCCAGGATAGGCAGACCGGCAGCAGGCAAAACAGGAACGACCCAGGAGTACCGTGACGCCTGGTTCGTTGGATATACCCCGCAGATCGTATGCGCCGTCTGGGTCGGTCACCCCGAGGCGGCCAGAGAGATGAAAGATTCCCGCGGCCGAAACATCACAGGTGGTTCGATTCCTTCCCGGATATGGGCAGATTTCATGAAGGCCGCGCATGAGCCGCTGGAGGTAAAGGAGTTCGCAAGGCCCGAGGGTGTGTCCCAGATAAGTATCTGCTCTGACACCGGTCAAAGAGCCGGTCAGTGGTGCCCCAACTCTTTCACCAGTCTCTACCTCACCGAGCACCTGCCCGATGGGTGTGAGCAGCACACCGGTCCGGTTCAAGTTGAGATACCCGAGCTCATCGGCATGACCAAAGAAAATGCGATCTCTGCGCTTAGAAGGGCACTACTCCCCTTCGAAGTCGTCGAACAGGACGTCCGTGGGGTGCCGGCCGGCATAGTTTCCAGCCAGAACCCACAGGGTAGCTCAATCGGAACCACGGCAACTGTGGTCACCATAGTCGTCTCGGACGGCGGCCGATCAGACAGACCTCCTGTCGCGAGGTTCACCTCCCCTGCTGAAGGAGCAATCGGCCAGGCGGTCACTTTCGATGCCGCACTTTCCTCCGACGATGGAACCATAACGTCATTTCAATGGGAGTTTGGCGATGGGCAGAAGTTGACCGGAAGGCAGGTGACACACACGTACGCCGCGCCGGGCTCTTACTCGGTGACCCTATGGGTGACCGATAACAGAAATCAAACGACCTCCACAACCAGAAACATCACAATCAGATAG
- a CDS encoding tyrosine--tRNA ligase — MLSPEDQLRQIRSGVAEIVPERVLASKLASGRSLTVKLGVDPTAPDLHLGHAVPLRKLRQFQDLGHTVVLIIGDFTALIGDPSGRNTIRPPLTEAQIEENAATYIEQAFKVLDPSSTQVRRNSEWLAPLNFADILRLSSMFTVARLLERDDFQKRFREGVGISLHEMLYPLAQAYDSVVIKADVEIGGTDQLFNLLAGRELMERHGMEPQVCLTLPLLEGTDGSQKMSKAYGNYIGLTDEPAEMFGKVMSIPDEIMFKYYRACLALPAEDVESIEKGLAAGVLHPNTVKRQLAKGVVAIYHGDDAAIGAEESFDLVFRRHEIPQDVPIVEVDLAQEIHVPALLDLLGMATSRGEGRRLIDQGGVKINGVTLSPTSYNIEGSAIEGGVIQVGKRKFVRVVSKQG, encoded by the coding sequence ATGCTCTCACCTGAAGATCAGTTGCGTCAAATTCGCAGTGGAGTCGCCGAGATTGTACCGGAGCGGGTACTTGCATCGAAGCTCGCCTCTGGAAGGTCGCTCACGGTCAAATTGGGCGTCGATCCAACCGCGCCCGATCTTCATCTCGGCCATGCGGTTCCGCTAAGAAAGTTGCGTCAATTTCAAGACCTAGGGCATACGGTTGTATTGATTATCGGCGATTTTACCGCGCTTATCGGCGACCCTTCGGGGCGTAACACCATCCGACCCCCTTTGACTGAAGCGCAGATCGAGGAGAATGCAGCTACCTATATCGAGCAGGCGTTCAAAGTGCTAGATCCCTCATCGACTCAGGTTCGACGCAACTCTGAATGGCTCGCTCCACTCAACTTTGCTGACATATTGAGACTCTCAAGCATGTTCACGGTTGCCAGATTGCTTGAACGAGACGACTTCCAGAAAAGATTCAGGGAGGGTGTCGGGATATCACTTCACGAGATGCTTTATCCGTTGGCTCAGGCGTACGACTCGGTGGTAATCAAGGCCGATGTTGAGATCGGCGGCACCGATCAACTCTTTAATCTTCTCGCCGGTCGCGAGCTTATGGAGCGCCATGGAATGGAGCCTCAGGTGTGCCTGACCCTGCCCCTGCTCGAAGGGACTGACGGGTCTCAGAAGATGAGCAAAGCCTACGGAAACTATATAGGATTGACCGACGAGCCTGCTGAGATGTTCGGGAAAGTGATGTCGATCCCCGACGAAATCATGTTCAAATACTATCGTGCGTGTTTGGCCTTGCCTGCCGAAGATGTGGAAAGCATCGAAAAAGGACTTGCCGCGGGCGTCCTGCATCCAAATACAGTCAAGAGACAGCTCGCCAAGGGAGTAGTAGCTATCTACCATGGGGATGATGCCGCAATAGGTGCCGAGGAATCTTTCGATCTGGTTTTCAGGCGACACGAAATCCCACAGGATGTGCCTATTGTTGAGGTCGATTTGGCGCAGGAGATTCACGTCCCAGCTCTTCTTGACTTGCTGGGAATGGCTACATCGAGAGGAGAGGGGCGAAGGCTCATCGATCAAGGAGGCGTCAAAATCAACGGCGTCACCTTGTCGCCGACGTCGTACAACATCGAAGGCAGCGCAATTGAAGGTGGCGTAATCCAAGTAGGTAAACGCAAATTTGTTAGGGTTGTAAGTAAGCAGGGTTGA